The following DNA comes from Romeriopsis navalis LEGE 11480.
TGGTCGCCTCGATAGTATTGAAGCAAATATGACTGAGGATAATTGACATGGCTGAAGATAATTGCCTGGGGCATTGATGCATTAACGCCTGCTGTAGGGTTTGAAAAAAGCGGGTAATTGGTCATCCAATTACCCGCCAGTGCTCACTTTCAGTCTCGATTCACATAAATGCTAACCCTGATGTTTCCGAGTTAAGTTGTTGACTTCGCCTGCAACTCTCGGTATGTCATGCGATTTGAAAATCGTTTCACCTCCTAACGCTTGATGTATGCGATGCGTGAATGTGCAAGATTCGCCTTAGTTCGCAGCTTTCTTGCGACGCTTCATCCAAGCGGCGCCGCCGACCCCGATGAGTGCCGCCGCAGCAGCGGGCTCCGGCACATCTTCGCCGTTCAGGTAGCGGACGTTGGCTTCACCGATGTCCACAACAAAGACGGTGTCATTGAAGTCACGGTCAGACTTCTTATTGAACTTACCTTGCTTGCTTGTGCCATCGCCGTAGAGGTCTTCGAAGCCCAAGACGAGGTAGCGATCGCCGTAGGTATAGGAAACAACGTGCTGCAAGCCGTCGGGATTGTCAGCGCTCTGTGTGCCGTAGGTGTAAGCATTATCACCCCAGTTATAGCCGTTCCCCCGGAGGAAGAAGTCAAGTTGTGTGCCGCCTTTGACGGTACCCATTTTGACGGTGTCGCCGAGATTGAGTGTGTTGCCGCCCCAGTCACCTTGACAGCCTGCACCAGAACAAGCGATGTCAGTGAACAGCGCGCCGGTGCCACTCGTCGTACCAGTGGTTTCAAACCCTAACTGGTTACGGTAGCCAGCACCTTCGTTGACGAAAGAAACTTTAACATTGTGGTCGTACTTCAAGAACAGGTTGCTTGCATCAATTTGCTTTTGGCCACTGTTCTGAACGGCTAATCCTTCAGCCTGAACAAACTGTTGGAACTGTGTGTGGTCGAAACCTTGGCTTTGGCCGCTGAAGATTTCTGGCTGTTGCCAGTTGTTATCCCAGTCGAAGGCGGCAGCGGACGTGGCTTGAGCGAGGACGCCAGTTACAGCAGCAGCAGCAACGATAGCGGAGGTAAAGAATTTGTTGTTGAACATAATTAAGAGACAGCCGAGCTTATACAAAACGGGAACAATTGGGTTGAGCGTAACGAGCGAAGTAACGTTGTTTCTTGCTCTTCTCATTTGTAACAAATGGCACCTCTGATGTGCACTAGTCTGGCACAGAATTGATGCTTTCTTTATGCCTTGGAAAAAGTTC
Coding sequences within:
- a CDS encoding DUF4114 domain-containing protein, giving the protein MFNNKFFTSAIVAAAAVTGVLAQATSAAAFDWDNNWQQPEIFSGQSQGFDHTQFQQFVQAEGLAVQNSGQKQIDASNLFLKYDHNVKVSFVNEGAGYRNQLGFETTGTTSGTGALFTDIACSGAGCQGDWGGNTLNLGDTVKMGTVKGGTQLDFFLRGNGYNWGDNAYTYGTQSADNPDGLQHVVSYTYGDRYLVLGFEDLYGDGTSKQGKFNKKSDRDFNDTVFVVDIGEANVRYLNGEDVPEPAAAAALIGVGGAAWMKRRKKAAN